The following are encoded in a window of Acidobacteriota bacterium genomic DNA:
- a CDS encoding tail fiber domain-containing protein, giving the protein MRHPRTYLVLALLLALSPGLLMAAPPPGTIVDVSYDPSAVIFEPVIAHGGITLTVTDSRKFLHTQEFDPRDGGILDIRSFKDGVYNWQIHARPDINKDLAAQIAQARKDNDMTLVCDLQDKGILPLSPMMQNGTFTIVSGRLVDPYRTEESSGEAQAAAEASRTNRAAEGVTNATDEFYASGDLYVHNSACIGFDCPTSGLAFGADTIRLKENNLRIHFEDTSTAASFPTTDWRIIANDQANGGLSRFSIQDASANRISFTIEANAPTNSLYVDNGGRVGVGTGNPVTEIHSVSGDTPTLRLAQDTSSGFAAQTWDIAGNETSFFIRDATNGSTLPFRIRPGAASNSLVIADDNDIGIGVLTPDADVRLQVQANTNSNFGGLRVENDGTGNIQTQFVNNADDWEWRQNFRQTRLDFNFGAVGSVSTQFSLESTGDAEFQGDVTANGVLLTSDRAAKQDFQPVDSTTILEKIGALPVSSWSYKRDQGAVRHIGPVAQDFHAAFGLGSSDKHISSVDADGVALAAIQALYQRLMEKEQVIEDLQHRLEALENTEP; this is encoded by the coding sequence ATGCGACATCCACGTACTTACCTGGTCCTCGCCCTTCTCTTGGCCCTTAGCCCGGGTCTGCTCATGGCCGCCCCCCCGCCGGGCACCATCGTCGACGTCAGCTACGATCCCAGCGCGGTGATCTTCGAACCGGTCATCGCTCACGGCGGCATCACCCTGACGGTGACGGACTCGCGCAAATTCCTGCACACGCAGGAGTTCGATCCCCGGGACGGCGGCATTCTGGACATCCGCTCCTTCAAGGACGGTGTCTACAATTGGCAGATCCACGCCCGGCCCGACATCAACAAGGACCTGGCCGCTCAGATCGCCCAGGCGCGCAAGGACAACGACATGACCCTGGTCTGCGATCTCCAGGACAAAGGCATCCTGCCCCTGTCCCCGATGATGCAGAACGGCACCTTCACCATCGTCAGCGGCCGCCTGGTGGACCCCTATCGCACCGAGGAGAGCAGCGGTGAGGCGCAGGCCGCCGCCGAGGCCTCCCGGACCAACCGTGCCGCCGAGGGCGTGACCAACGCCACCGACGAGTTCTACGCCAGCGGTGACCTCTATGTGCACAACAGCGCCTGCATCGGCTTCGACTGCCCGACCTCCGGTCTGGCCTTCGGCGCCGACACCATCCGCCTGAAGGAAAACAACCTGCGCATCCACTTCGAGGACACCAGCACCGCCGCCAGCTTCCCGACCACGGACTGGCGCATCATCGCCAACGACCAGGCCAACGGCGGGCTGTCCCGGTTCTCTATCCAGGACGCCAGCGCCAACCGCATTTCCTTCACCATCGAGGCCAACGCCCCCACCAATTCGCTCTACGTCGACAACGGCGGCCGCGTGGGCGTAGGCACCGGCAATCCGGTGACGGAAATCCACTCGGTGAGCGGCGACACCCCCACCTTGCGCCTGGCGCAGGACACCTCCTCCGGCTTCGCCGCCCAGACCTGGGACATCGCCGGCAACGAGACCAGCTTCTTCATCCGCGACGCCACCAACGGCTCGACTTTGCCCTTCCGCATCCGCCCCGGCGCCGCAAGCAACAGCCTGGTGATCGCCGATGACAACGACATCGGCATCGGCGTGCTCACCCCGGACGCCGACGTGCGGCTGCAGGTGCAGGCCAACACCAACTCCAACTTCGGCGGCCTGCGGGTGGAGAACGACGGCACCGGCAATATCCAGACTCAATTCGTCAACAATGCCGACGATTGGGAGTGGCGGCAGAATTTCCGTCAGACCCGTCTGGACTTCAACTTCGGCGCCGTCGGCTCGGTGAGCACTCAGTTCTCCCTGGAGAGCACCGGTGACGCCGAGTTCCAAGGTGACGTCACCGCCAACGGCGTGCTGCTGACCTCCGACCGGGCGGCCAAGCAGGACTTCCAGCCGGTGGACAGCACCACCATCCTGGAGAAGATCGGCGCTCTGCCGGTGAGCTCCTGGAGCTACAAGCGGGACCAGGGCGCGGTGCGTCACATCGGCCCCGTGGCTCAGGATTTCCACGCCGCCTTCGGCCTGGGATCCAGCGATAAGCACATTTCCAGCGTCGACGCCGACGGCGTCGCCCTGGCCGCCATCCAGGCCCTCTACCAGCGCCTGATGGAGAAGGAGCAGGTGATCGAGGATCTCCAGCACCGGCTGGAGGCCCTGGAGAACACCGAGCCGTGA
- a CDS encoding tail fiber domain-containing protein: MNPLLKSNSALLVALALATTILLALPAGAQELATVETTTAGLSFAPVADAAAWTLTVTGPADFVYRRTFDDQRAPSFDAAGLEDGFYRWELRAVTGQQRSRQAEASTADRQRFQGGAAWHPLSGNFTVLDGALLVDTGAPEAERGPEPTAATDAALSNLTEADQVFIDDLIVIANECVGFACVNNESFGVDNFRLKDVNNRIHFQDTSTGTFPTNDWRITANDDTSGGASYFSIDDVDAGTTPFLVEAAARNNALYVDSSGRLGMGTNAPAEELTIVVGDSPGLRLQQDSSSSFTPYTWEIVANESNFLIEDTTGGTNYPFRIRPGAPTDSIHIADDGDVSFGAGAPSADVRFLVQANTTSNFAGLRVQNASSGNIQTHFAGSGWEWRQTFRSGDMIFDSQEDGPNEWELDTDGNVTATSFNPTSDRNLKHGFETVDGGEVLDRLAQLPIQRWTYRHDTTPHLGPVAQDFHAAFGLGADDRHISTTDADGVALVAIQELNRRLLAAVSELEAQNRALTERIEALETVDP; the protein is encoded by the coding sequence ATGAACCCCTTGCTGAAGTCCAACTCTGCCCTCCTCGTGGCCCTCGCCCTCGCGACGACGATCCTGCTGGCCCTCCCCGCCGGTGCTCAGGAGCTGGCCACCGTGGAGACCACCACCGCCGGCCTGAGCTTCGCTCCCGTGGCCGATGCCGCCGCCTGGACCCTCACCGTCACCGGTCCGGCGGACTTCGTCTACCGGCGCACCTTCGACGACCAACGCGCCCCGAGCTTCGACGCCGCCGGTCTGGAAGACGGCTTCTACCGCTGGGAGCTGCGGGCGGTGACCGGGCAGCAGCGCTCGCGGCAAGCGGAAGCTTCCACCGCCGACCGGCAACGCTTCCAGGGCGGGGCTGCCTGGCATCCCCTGAGCGGCAACTTCACCGTCCTCGACGGCGCCCTGCTGGTGGACACCGGCGCTCCGGAGGCGGAACGCGGACCGGAGCCCACCGCCGCGACGGACGCCGCCCTCAGCAACCTCACCGAGGCCGACCAAGTCTTCATCGACGACCTCATCGTCATCGCCAACGAATGCGTCGGCTTCGCCTGCGTCAACAATGAGTCCTTCGGCGTCGACAACTTTCGTCTGAAAGACGTCAACAACCGCATCCACTTCCAGGACACCAGCACCGGCACCTTTCCCACCAACGATTGGCGCATCACCGCCAACGACGACACCAGCGGCGGCGCCAGCTATTTCTCCATCGACGACGTGGACGCCGGCACCACCCCCTTCCTGGTGGAAGCGGCGGCGCGCAACAACGCTCTCTATGTGGACAGCTCGGGACGCCTCGGTATGGGCACCAACGCTCCTGCCGAAGAGCTCACCATCGTCGTCGGAGATTCCCCGGGCCTGCGCCTGCAGCAGGACTCCAGCTCCAGCTTCACACCCTATACCTGGGAGATCGTCGCCAACGAGAGCAACTTCCTCATCGAGGACACCACCGGCGGTACCAACTACCCCTTCCGCATCCGCCCCGGCGCCCCCACCGACAGCATCCACATCGCTGACGATGGCGACGTCAGCTTCGGTGCCGGTGCCCCCTCCGCCGACGTGCGCTTCCTGGTCCAGGCCAACACCACCTCCAACTTCGCCGGTCTGCGAGTGCAGAACGCCAGCTCCGGCAATATCCAGACCCACTTCGCCGGCAGCGGTTGGGAGTGGCGCCAGACCTTCCGGTCCGGCGACATGATCTTCGACTCCCAGGAGGACGGCCCCAACGAGTGGGAGCTGGACACCGACGGCAACGTCACCGCCACCTCCTTCAACCCCACCTCCGACCGCAACCTCAAGCACGGATTCGAGACCGTGGACGGCGGTGAGGTGCTGGACCGGCTGGCCCAGCTGCCGATCCAGCGATGGACCTACCGCCACGACACCACGCCTCATCTGGGGCCGGTAGCCCAGGACTTCCACGCCGCTTTCGGCCTCGGCGCCGACGACCGCCACATCTCCACCACCGACGCCGACGGTGTCGCCCTGGTGGCCATCCAGGAGCTCAACCGCCGGTTGCTGGCTGCGGTGAGTGAGCTGGAGGCACAGAATCGGGCACTCACGGAGCGCATCGAGGCTCTGGAGACCGTCGACCCCTGA
- a CDS encoding flippase, with protein MRRSHDPGSKPRLRRNLMVNLAGLGLPLVAALFAVPPLLAGLGEVRFGVLALAWALVSYFGLFDLGVGRALTQGIARRLDTPRERELPALMASGMLFLLVLGLLSGVVLALLAPWLTRRVLTPPPEMLLEVTHALRLLAATLPFVLLNTGLRAILEARQNFVRLNVVRLPMAVLIFAGPLLILPFSQNLVPVIAILAAARLGALAAFAVFVRRLLRELSIPLSRLRPQRDLALDLLKLGGWMTVSNLVAPLLLYLDRFLISGLLSLTAVTYYVTPFEVISRLSVLPNALMAVLFPAFTTALIQEPRKARRLYRRSLLGMAALMAPLAAAVLLGARPGLTLWLGEDFAAASFRAAQLLAAGAFFHALAQPSFHLLQAAGRADLTAKLHLAETPVYVAYLFALTARFGIVGTAGAWLLRVLLSSLALAWLAHRAVLKPQEIEP; from the coding sequence ATGAGGAGGTCCCACGACCCCGGGTCCAAGCCCCGGCTGCGGCGCAATCTAATGGTCAACCTGGCCGGGCTGGGGCTGCCCTTGGTGGCCGCTCTCTTCGCCGTGCCCCCGCTGCTGGCGGGCCTCGGCGAGGTGCGCTTCGGAGTCCTGGCCCTGGCCTGGGCCCTGGTCAGCTATTTCGGGCTCTTCGACCTGGGGGTGGGGCGGGCCCTGACCCAGGGCATCGCCCGCCGTCTGGACACTCCTCGGGAGCGCGAGCTGCCGGCACTGATGGCCAGCGGCATGCTCTTCCTGCTGGTGCTGGGGCTGCTCTCGGGGGTCGTCCTGGCGCTCCTCGCCCCATGGCTCACCCGGCGGGTCCTGACGCCGCCCCCGGAGATGCTGCTGGAGGTCACCCACGCCCTGCGGTTGCTGGCGGCGACCCTTCCCTTCGTGCTCCTCAACACCGGGCTGCGGGCGATCCTCGAGGCGCGGCAGAACTTCGTTCGGCTCAACGTCGTGCGACTCCCCATGGCGGTGCTGATCTTCGCCGGCCCCCTGCTGATCCTGCCCTTCTCCCAGAACCTCGTGCCGGTCATCGCCATCCTCGCCGCCGCCCGCCTCGGCGCCCTGGCGGCCTTTGCCGTCTTCGTCCGCCGGCTGCTGCGAGAGCTCTCCATCCCCCTCTCCCGACTTCGTCCCCAACGCGACCTCGCCCTCGACCTGCTCAAGCTGGGCGGCTGGATGACGGTGAGCAACCTGGTGGCACCCCTTCTGCTCTACCTCGACCGTTTCCTCATCAGCGGCCTGCTCTCCCTCACCGCGGTGACCTACTACGTCACTCCTTTCGAGGTCATCAGCCGGCTGTCGGTGCTGCCCAACGCGCTGATGGCGGTGCTCTTTCCCGCCTTCACCACCGCCTTGATCCAAGAGCCTCGCAAGGCTCGGCGCCTCTACCGCCGCAGCCTGCTGGGGATGGCGGCGCTGATGGCTCCCCTAGCCGCCGCCGTTCTGCTGGGCGCCCGCCCCGGGCTCACCCTGTGGCTGGGAGAAGACTTCGCCGCCGCCAGCTTCCGCGCCGCTCAGCTACTCGCCGCCGGTGCCTTTTTCCACGCCCTGGCCCAACCCTCCTTCCACCTTCTCCAAGCCGCCGGCCGAGCGGATCTCACCGCCAAGTTGCACCTGGCGGAGACTCCGGTCTACGTCGCCTATCTCTTCGCTCTCACCGCCCGCTTCGGCATCGTCGGCACCGCCGGTGCTTGGCTGCTACGGGTACTGCTGAGCTCCCTGGCCCTCGCCTGGTTGGCCCATCGGGCGGTGCTGAAGCCCCAGGAGATCGAGCCGTGA
- a CDS encoding polysaccharide pyruvyl transferase family protein, producing the protein MSRRWHLVGAFDRFNYGDLLFPHLVERSLERLGVAVELRCWSTRAADLSAHGGKVCGSLRQLQASEARSGDAVVVAGGEVLAARWTGTLRGLVSPRPSLALGLARRVLGAATTDFLARQWLHGRTPQPWLLGPEDVGGAMVAYNAVGAQGVTSLPPALARPAQERLAQARHLAVRDRGSREALESWGLAPALAPDSAALVAELFPRGWLEEQLSPPTTDLLQRRGEGFLVFQTGRFPLRRRLSTVADQLRQLVDATGRPLVLLPLGLASAHEDPHALAQLAATLGSAAELAPVRTIWDQMAILAAAGLYAGTSLHGALTATAFEVPVVGVGSRVSKLEAFLEDWYLGAGPESRSPACAPPEDLCPAALDALEEAEEVRIGRSRRLAKAAWEQARALAAALGA; encoded by the coding sequence GTGAGCCGACGCTGGCATCTGGTGGGAGCCTTCGACCGCTTCAACTACGGCGACCTCCTCTTCCCCCACCTGGTGGAACGCAGCCTGGAACGCCTGGGGGTCGCCGTCGAGCTCCGCTGCTGGAGCACCCGAGCCGCCGACCTCAGCGCTCACGGCGGCAAGGTCTGCGGATCGTTGCGGCAGCTCCAGGCGAGCGAAGCCCGGAGCGGGGATGCGGTGGTGGTGGCCGGCGGCGAGGTTCTGGCGGCGCGCTGGACCGGAACCCTCCGTGGTCTCGTCAGCCCTCGCCCCAGCCTCGCTCTGGGCCTTGCTCGCCGAGTTCTCGGTGCGGCGACCACGGATTTCCTGGCGCGGCAGTGGCTGCACGGACGCACGCCGCAGCCCTGGCTGCTGGGACCGGAGGACGTGGGGGGCGCCATGGTGGCCTACAACGCGGTGGGCGCCCAAGGCGTTACCAGCCTGCCTCCGGCGCTGGCCCGGCCGGCCCAAGAGCGCCTGGCGCAGGCCCGGCATTTGGCGGTACGGGATCGGGGGAGCCGAGAGGCCCTCGAGAGCTGGGGGCTGGCACCGGCGCTGGCACCGGACTCGGCGGCCCTGGTGGCGGAGCTCTTTCCCCGAGGCTGGCTGGAGGAGCAGCTGAGCCCGCCCACCACCGACCTCCTGCAGCGCCGGGGCGAAGGCTTCTTGGTCTTCCAAACCGGCCGCTTCCCCCTCCGCCGCCGCCTCTCCACCGTGGCCGACCAGCTCCGCCAGTTGGTGGACGCCACCGGCCGGCCCCTGGTGCTCCTACCGCTGGGACTGGCGTCCGCTCACGAGGACCCCCACGCGCTGGCCCAGCTGGCGGCGACTCTTGGCTCCGCCGCAGAGCTCGCACCGGTGCGCACCATCTGGGATCAAATGGCCATCCTCGCCGCCGCCGGCCTCTACGCCGGCACCTCCCTCCACGGCGCCCTCACCGCCACCGCCTTCGAAGTCCCCGTCGTAGGAGTGGGCTCCCGAGTCAGCAAGCTCGAAGCCTTCCTTGAGGATTGGTACCTCGGCGCCGGCCCGGAAAGTCGCTCTCCCGCCTGCGCACCTCCCGAGGACCTCTGCCCGGCAGCCCTCGACGCCCTCGAAGAAGCCGAAGAAGTCCGCATCGGCCGCAGCCGCCGGCTCGCCAAGGCCGCCTGGGAGCAAGCCCGAGCGCTGGCGGCAGCTCTAGGAGCCTGA
- a CDS encoding glycosyltransferase family 2 protein, which produces MAQDQSKPTPASPGRTDRPKLSAIITTFNEERHIAACLDSLLWCDEILVVDSFSTDRTPEIVGQYERVQFAQRTYYGSASQKNWAMDQVAHDWILIFDADERCTPALQQEIESLLAEGPKHEAYTIRRRVYFMDHLIRFSGWQHDQVVRLVRKDAGRYPNRRVHADMKTRGPAPLLRNPMLHYMADSFDEYFPRIMKYSVWGASQAWREGKTAGFKEVFGRSLWRFVRTYFIQGGFLDGMYGLVFCMLQAYGTYLKWAILWGWRVNHARGREPNLPPVDEDESTWRGLEDGEEAREAS; this is translated from the coding sequence ATGGCGCAAGACCAATCCAAGCCCACCCCGGCGAGTCCCGGGCGCACCGATCGGCCGAAACTCTCGGCCATCATCACCACCTTCAACGAGGAACGGCACATCGCCGCCTGCCTCGATTCGCTCCTGTGGTGCGACGAAATCCTAGTGGTGGACTCGTTTTCCACCGATCGGACGCCGGAGATCGTCGGACAGTATGAGCGGGTCCAATTCGCTCAGCGGACCTACTATGGCTCGGCCTCGCAGAAGAATTGGGCCATGGATCAGGTGGCCCACGACTGGATCCTGATCTTCGACGCCGACGAGCGCTGTACTCCGGCGCTGCAGCAGGAGATCGAGAGCCTGCTGGCGGAGGGCCCCAAGCACGAGGCCTACACCATTCGGCGGCGGGTGTATTTCATGGATCACCTGATCCGCTTTTCCGGCTGGCAACACGATCAGGTGGTGCGGCTGGTGCGCAAGGACGCCGGCCGGTACCCCAACCGCCGGGTGCACGCGGATATGAAGACCCGGGGCCCGGCGCCGCTGCTCCGCAACCCCATGTTGCATTACATGGCGGATTCCTTCGACGAGTACTTCCCGCGGATCATGAAGTACAGCGTCTGGGGCGCCTCCCAGGCGTGGCGGGAAGGCAAGACGGCAGGCTTCAAGGAGGTCTTCGGCCGTTCCCTCTGGCGTTTCGTGCGCACCTATTTCATCCAGGGCGGTTTCCTGGACGGCATGTACGGCCTGGTTTTCTGCATGCTCCAGGCCTACGGGACCTACCTCAAATGGGCCATCCTGTGGGGCTGGCGGGTGAACCACGCCCGCGGCCGAGAGCCCAACCTGCCGCCGGTGGACGAGGACGAGTCCACGTGGCGTGGCCTCGAGGACGGCGAAGAGGCCCGCGAAGCCAGCTGA